In Cryptococcus decagattii chromosome 1, complete sequence, the sequence GATTATTTTTGGAACCATAGCAACCTGACCTTTTAGAGCTCACGTAACCTTAGCACCAAATTGACCATTATACTAGCTAACAAGGCAGCACAAAGAGCTGTGGGACCCCACCTATCGTGGTAATCAACCGCTTCGCGTTTCCGCATTTTCAAGATTCTCCAAGCGTACATTCCTCCGCAGTAGAGGATGGCGGCAAGTGAGGTCAATGTGAAGCAGCCGGCAGATAACATACCGACTGCATCAGTAGGATTGATAAAATTGAGCAGACCAATAGACACTGCCGAGAGCAGGATTGCAAAATGGGCCCACTAAACAAGTTCACCAAAGTCAGTAAAAAGGTTTTCAAGTGAAAGCAGTAGGAGAAATTATCAATTTACCTTTAAAAACGTTCGCTCGGCAGCAAACACAACCTTTGGTTCGACTCGGACTGGAACGGCAATCTTCTTTCCTGGTGGAGCCCTGAACTGGTCCACGTAGATGACCCTTTCACCCTCCTCGTCGCCATCATGttcctcctcgtcctcgtcctccccatcatcctctACCCCACCTTCTCGTCTTGTCTTTGCCGcttcttgaagctttttCATACTCTTGTCATCGAGCAGCTGGAGATTCTTGTCAAAACGATCGCTGGAAGCAAGAGGATCAATTCTGAGTGAGGCATCGTACGGTTGCTGACTGTTGCTTTGCCTGGCTGCGGGACGACGCGTACCCGCACCCGCACCCGCTGCCGCGGCGGATGACTCGGCTTCGTTTTCACGATGGTTAATCCCACCAACCTGTCGGGCAGCTTCGTCTCTTATATTCTTCTCTCGTTGCTCTCTTGCTGCTCTTGCTTGAGCAGCAACGTCTGAAGGCAGTCTCAGATAGTCTTCCTCGTTTTTGGCCTTGTAAACGAGATAttcctcgtcatcttcaccttccGAGACGGGTTCGTGGTAGCTGGCATGAGATGTGGTACTTTTCGCGGTAGGCGACGGTGGGGCGGACGCCTCGAGGCTGGCATTGGAGTGGATAGTGGACTGAGGTCGTTCGATGACCACTTTTGATTTGGCGGAGATCGGTTTGCGGATATCCTGGTCCATCTGGGGAAGCCAAAAGGGTATGAGATCTACCCTTTCTGGAAGGAGACTGGCGCATCCGTGGATAAATTTGGAAAATTTAGGAACTGCTTCAACCAAGTGGGAGTTGATCAGATCCCGGATCCACTGAGGAGGTTCTTCTCCCACTTTGGTAGCTAATTTGACTTCGAGAACGCCATAAGGGAAGAGCTCTTTCTCTGATTTCGGGATAGAGTCAAATGGATGGTTGATTCCCAAATCCGTTCGTCGCCAATTGCCATGGGTGCGATCGACGCCATCAAAATCGTCTTCCCGAACCATTGTAAGTTCGGTATCGAGCGAGATTCGAACGGTGGCATTTCCGGGAAGCTGGAAAGCTGTCCGGTTATAAAAAGTCCTCATGACTAACGAGTCGTTTATTTTAGATCCTGGGCCAATCACAAATTCACAGTATATAGAAAGGAAAACTTACCCGGCCTTAGCTTTCTGGTGACGATGGCATATTGGATTTCATTCGCCAGCTGTTTCATGCCTTCAATTTCTTTCAGtgtcttcttgcccttgttGACCAGCTCGTCAAACTCATCGTCCATTGTGTACCGCCCACTGATGAAATCGTTcattttgccttctttGATAGTAAATCGCTCTTTCACAGATTTCTCTCCTGTCCAATCTTCACGATGGGTTTTCCGCTCTACAAATATCTACCACAAAACTGGTCAGCGACTGGTTTGCCCCCCAACCACGAACGGGTAAATCTAAATCTGCTTTGAACGTGAACGTACGGTATTACCGGTAACATCGCCGTACCACCTCATACGGATAGCCTCTGCACCTTCAGTCTTCTCCAGTCGACCTAGATAAAGCTCAAGATCTTCATTGTCATAATAGATGGATGTGATGGCTGAATCTGCCATGGAAAACTCCTTGTTCGGGTTGAATACTGCGGGGTCCGGgggagatgatgagttgATGAAAAAACCAACAAGGATGAACCAAGATAAACCAAGAGGGTGTTTGCTTACCTAGAACAGGTAAATGTTTCATAATAGCCAGCTTGAGCGGGACGATATTCTCGTCATGAACCTTGGTGATTATCAGTAAAGTGGTGCTTGAGAAAGTAGCCcaggaaaaaaaaagaaaaagaaaaaaaaaaaagaagaagaagaaaaaaaaaccgACCCAGTACTTGGTTGTGCTCCTGACAAACGCATTTTGGTTCCCACCGGCCGAAGCGTCACCTTCAATAGGATGCCCACGGGTGCGCACGAGGTCAAACAATTTCGACAACTTGACGATGAGGGGATCGTAATTCATACGGTAAAAAGGATGGGCTTCAAGGACTTGGCGATTAAACCTGTTTTTCAGATTGAACCCGGTAAGTTTCTAAAATCAAAACGTCAAATTTCAGTGAAAAAGGTCGCGTTTTGTCAGTGAAAAAGGTCGGGCGGGGGCGGGGGGGGAACGTACATCATGTTTCTTGACAATCTTGATAAACCCTGTGAAATTGAGTTTTGTAAACAGCGCGAGGTCATGGACGTCGGCCACCAAGATGGCGACTTGTTCTTCGAGTTCTCTGAACCTCTCCTCGATCGCATCGATCGACAAGTCACTGTTcacatcgtcttcatcatcatcatcatcatcatcgtcgtcgtcgtcgctGCCCGCATCATCATCCCGACGGTCCCTGATATCCCGCTCTACATCACCAGGCGTCGCCGCTTCATCCgcagcatcatcatcttcatccaaaCTACCTGTCCCCACGTATCCCGCCCCGGCCTGTTCTACGAGACCCTTGACTTGGTCTTCCAGTTGACGGATCTTGTTCATCAGCTCATCAGACTTGTTTCGCTGGAACGCCTCGCATTTCGTGAGCTGGTTCTGCAGCGCTCGGATAAAGTCTGCTTCGGCGGTATCGTTCCAAGGCAGGTTTGCCTTGATTTGCTTTTTGAGACCGCTATAGTCAATGTACTGGTCTGCCCACTCGGCATAGAGGGAGTCCTATATTATATTAGGGTATGGGGTATGGGGTATGGGGTAAGTGGGGTAAGTGGGGTGTACTGCATCGTGGGCAATGGACATACCTTTATACGTCTTCCAAATTTCATGGTGTGGGCGTGTgagagggggaagaagaagaaaataaaaggtggaaagggaaaaaagcAGTTTATATAGATTAGAGACAAACGTGCGTGCGGCCGCAACAGCGCGTCATTACCCGCGTTCCTTATCACATTTAAACTTTACTATTATGCATTacaaaaaaagaaatcaaCTGTTGCGTCGTCACATGGACAGATATCATTATTATGGAACAagtgggagaagaaaaaagtAGCATTCGTTTCTACGACCAGACCTAGTTTTCCCGTCAGCCATTTCATACCGTGTGCCGTTGGCTCGGGATTGGCAAGATCCACTTACCTTTAGCAAGCTATCCCAGCTACCTGTACACAGAGCGACACCATCTCCAGACACACCCATGCAGCTGATTCTATTTTCATGACCTGCGAGGACGCCGATGCGTTCACCCTTGAGTGTATCCCAGACGTTGCAGTTGTAGTCATCATAGCCGGCAAAAAGGACACGAccagagatggagaaggcgACGGATGTGATGCCGCAGAGGATATTATCGTGCGCGTACGTGTTCAGTTCACGGTCCGCCCGGAGATCAAAGAGCTTGCACGAGGCATCGTCGGACCCGGTGGCAAACGCATCGCCGTTGGGGAAGAATCTAGAAACAATAAGCACAAGCATAAAAAGGGTTGGCGTGACACAGGACTGACTGGACGGCATTTATATCTGATTCGTGGCCGGTAAATGTCTGCACGGCCTTGCCTGTTCTAATGTCCCATACTTTGGCGGTGGCATCACATGCTCCAGAGACAAAGATGTTGGCATTCGGGGCGAGAGAGATGCTATCCCGAGTTTTGGTTGCTGGCATCTGAACGCCCAGAGACAAAACTCACCTCATGACATCTCCCGTATGGTCTGTGAACTCTACTGTCCGCGTGCCGTGCTCGATATCCCAAAGCATACATGTCATGTCGCCGGACGATGTGACGATCTGTCTGTCATTTATGAAGCGACAGCAGCTGATGTACCCCGAGTGCGCGCTGAGCTCTCTGGCGACCTTTACCTGTCCGCCTTGCCCTGGTGGACCTGCAGTCCTGAGGGAGTAGATGGAGCAGACGTTATCGAGGCCGCCGCATGCGACGAGATTGCCGGACGGAGAATAGGCGCAGGTCATGACCCAGGAGGAGCGTAGTGGGATTGCGTGGAGCTTGTTTGTTGTATAGGCGTCCCAAACGATGAGCTTGCCGTCCTGTGAAGCGGAGAGGATATGGCGCCTATCTGCGGCCCAGTGGAGGGCGTAGATTTTCGCGAGGTGGCCTTTGAGTGTTCTGCGCGCCTTTAGTGTGAGGcgggggagggggggggtATCGCCTGCCATTGCGCGGACTGGCTGTTATTAGCGGGTGGGGGTTACACTCGGCCATGAgggaggggggagggggggaCAACTCACGACTCGTGTCCGCAGTGTGATCGCGGGCTGTCCTGATCTTTTCCTTGAGCCCCTCTGCCTCCCGCCGTGCAGCCGCAATCTTCTCCTGGATATCCATGGGTATGAGTAAAGTATGAGTAAAGTATGAGTAAATGAGTAAAGTATGAGTAAATGAGTAAAGTATGAGTAAAGTACGAGTAAAGTACAAGGCATTTATGTCGTGAGGAGGCCCGCGCGTCAACTACATTTCATAGTAACAAAAACAACCTTGTGCATATTTATATATTCGTACAAACATTTCCTCCACTCTTTCACATCCCAGCACGGAAAACCTGTAATACCATGCAGTCAGCTTATCCACTCTCTACACACACAGTCTCACCTCGCACGTACCACAACCTTTCCACCTTTTAAATCCTCACACCTGTAGCTCACTTCATCCGGTACACCCCTTTCCACCTGCAACACCCTCAACTTGTGCTTCCGGTCCTCAAACTCGCTGATCACCCCAACAAGCGGCTCTTCCACCGAACCCACATGCTGCGTGTACGTGTGCAGgcccttcttgcccttcaaTTTCGCATCGTAAAACGCCGCAATGTCTCCCGGCCGCGGCTttatataataataaatgTTATCAGTTAAATACCGTAAATAGGAATCCTACTCACCTCGTCGTATCGTCGAAGAATCGACCCTGCCTCTTGCTCAAAGATCACTTGGCCCCACCCATTATCCGCCGGTCGCCGTACCCCCGCTTTATCCATGACCACCGCGACAAATCCCGATGCACTGCCATCCTGCACGAATGTTTATTTCACCTTGTTGCAACAGCATATTAAAAGCATCACTTACCCCGTAGAATCCCTTTTTGCCCTGTGCAAACATCCCCCGGGCCGCTCTTACCACCCCCTGACCATAGTTCACAGACGCCTCTTTCAACTGATCATACCCTGGCTTCGATCCTTGCCTCGATGCGGAAACGTATCGACCGGGCGGGAGAGCGGTTTCGTGATTGTCACCGCCCGCTGTATACGGCTCCGGGCTCATGCGCATCTGCAGAGGCGGCAGACGTGGATTCCCCtcttcagtctcttctGCCACTCCCTGTtggcgaggaggaggaaaagcaaGAGGCACGGGCGGGAGCCGACGATTATCCGTCGACGCGCCAGTCGTCTCGTACGTATCCGATCTCTCTTGTCCTTTCCTCTCCGAGTCAAGTGGGCGCGATATCCCGTCACCAAGATCGGCTGCAGGTGGTGGAGGCGCATCGCCTTCTCCATACATCGTATTGACCATCGGCCCATCTTGCTCCACCGCCTCTTCCCCTGTACCCACATCTCTATCAATTGTCTGCATGCCTTGACCTGGGCGGCCTGACGGCaaaggtggtggtggcCCACgtcctccatcctctcctccatcctctcctccatcgCCTCCTCCATCACCATCCGATTTGGTGTCATCCTCTTTGGTCTCTTGTGGCGCATCATCCTCTTGTTCAACTTGTTCCGACTCCATTGGTGATGGCTGATTGAACATTCCAAACCCTAACGCACCACCGGCTCTCAACCTAGCTAGCGTCGCTCTTCGCCTCGCTGCCTCCTGCTCCGGcgtctcctcttcagaGCTAGCTTCTTTaccctcatctccctctgGCTGCTGCTCAGCCTCAACGCCCGTAAAAGGAGGAGCGGCACGTTCGTTTTCAACCGCCGATAGATTTACGACCGCATCGCCACCTTTAGACCTCGCTTCACTCGCTTCATGCCCAACACTTTTGCCTGTGTCTTCTTTGATATTCTCGTCCCCCAGCTGGGCAACGCCAGATGGTGCAGGGCAAGGGGGAACTTGGGCCTGAGCTTCAGGTTGAGCTTGGGCCTCAGTTGGGTTAGATTCTGTAGTGGAACCGGTCAAACTTTGAGATGGCACGTCTGGTGCACTATCATCAGGTGACCGGACATGGAATCCCTCTGGTTTATCAACCAAACGTCTCGGGGGCGGTGGCGGTGCAGTTTCCTCGTCCACTTTAGAGATCTCGGAATCAGAGACAGGGGATTCATGGGCAGCTTCTTCACGAGCATTTTGCGAATCGTTATTTTCCAGCTCTGAAAGAAGCTTTTCTTCCATCGTTGTCTTTGTTTCTCCCCGGGATGTCGTATCCCCTCCAATAGGCGATATGAGGAGGGGAGTGCCCCTGCCCATTCGAACGACTTTATCACCAAAAGTAtcactctcatcaacgTCGGCAGGCGTGGATTCACTGGCTTTGAGATCCTCGCCCTCGGCAACAGACGTCTCATCTTCCCTATCACCGCCCCCTTGGATCCATTGCTCCTCGCCGCCAGCCTCGCCATCACCAGAGCCCAAATCAGTCATGGCCGTATCTATGCCACGTGACATGTCCTGGCTTGTACCAGAATCAGCCACCGGCTCGTCCACATGCGTCACATCTTCCAGAGACCCTTGTGGCTCATCTCCATGTCCTGCCAGCTCTTCAAATGCTTCATGAATCTTGTCAACAGCTATACCCGCAGCTTTAGCGCCCTCAAGTCCTCCTATgcctctccctctctcctcggcctctttctcttgttTAATCTGCTCCTCCGTCTTCGGCAACGGGGCCTCCTCATCATATATCATCCTCTGTTTAGGTGGTACTGGGTAGCCTTCCAAATTAATGGTTTCAAGTCGGTCATCTGGTTCTGCCTCGGCCTCAGCAGGAGTTGCAGTATCTTGACTGACGGAAGCCTCTGTCAAAGGCGGTGGAACAGGATGATTCTCTGCTGGTGTAGAAACATCCTCCGAAGATGGATTCGCGGAAGATGTCTGCGTACGGCGGCGAGGGCCAGCAGTACGGCGAGGCATAGCGGAGATCGGAATAGACTGTGGAGCAGTCGTAACTGGAGCATCGGTGGGAGCTGATACAGACCCCGGTTTGGGTAAAGTAGAAGGCTTCGAATCCACCCCAGGAGCTTCAGTATCATCCTTGGCGGTCTCCGAGGTGAAACCAGCAGAGGTCGAACTTTTGTCTTCCGCAGTTATACCGGTCTCGCCCGTGGGTTTCTTAACTGGCTTGGCAGGTGGCATCATTCCCATAGGACCTCTTGCCCCAAGCTTTGCCATCCTCGCTGCGATAGCAGCTCTTCGAGCTTTttcctgctcttcctccgtttcttcctcttttgcAACCTCGTCCTTGGTGTCTGATTCAGGTTCACGAGCCTCCTCTGAACTAGGTAAGGGTTTATGGGCCAATCCCGTTTCCGGGCTCTGGTTTTCAGCCTCCATGTCGCCTTCGGGTTCTGGTTCTGGTTCCTTTTCTTGAACAGTAGGACGTTTCCAAACTTTACCTGTAGGTGCAGGAGGCGCAGGCTTTTTCTCCGCCCCACCAAAGGCGCCGACTCCTTGAAGAGCCGCCATACGTTCCTTCAATGAGCCTCCTTTGGATATCGAGCTCAAAGCGTCAGCCGCTGACATGGCTGTTCCctgctcttctttgttTTCTGCATCGTCCCTCTGCTTGGATTCCGGAATCGAAGGTCCAGAAGACGCGATAGGCGTAGATGTTGTTGGGCTTGTAGCAATGGtactttccttctcttttgCTTCTTGTTCCTGCCTAAGTTTTTGTCTCTGGCTCCAAGTGAGTCCCCCAGCAGCGGGTTTTGGCTTGacaggaggagggggagaaggTTTATTCTGGGCTGCAGTGAAAAAGGCCAATCGGTCTTTCATACTTTGCGGGCGAGGAGCATCATCGTCGTGACTTTCTGATTGGGACGCAGAGACtgaagcagaagcagaagcaggagcaggagcaggagcaggagcaggagcaggagcaggagcaggagcaggagcaggagcaggagcaggagcaggagcaggagcaggagcaggagcaggagcaggagcaggagcaggagcaggagcaggagcaggagcaggagcaggagcaggagcgTCGGACGACTCTACGCTGAATTCAGAAGTGGCCTCTTCAACTTTAGGAGCAGGAGCGGGTGGCTCGGACGCCCCTATGTTGAGTTCAGAAGGGACTTCTTCAGCTTTGGAATCAGTCTCTGAAAGAACATTAGCGGGTTGTGACTGCTTTGATGAATCCTGAGTGACTGGTTGAGGCTCTTGTGCAGTTTCCTCCACTGTCTTGGATTCGTTTTCGGTTGATTCAGCTGAACCTTCATCGATGACCTCCACAAAATCCTAAAAGATGTCCGCCTATTAGTGAGAATCGACAGAGAACCATTTTATCTGGCTTAAACAAACCTTTGGGAAACCACCAGCCTGGGAGCCATCCAGGGTCTCGCCCACGAGccaatcttcatcctcggGAGATGGTCCGGTCACTCGAATTCTACATATGACTGTCAGTGAATCCACAAATGATTTAGACTACTGAGAGCCGATGACGCACATGTCGCCTTTTGCAAAGGAGAGGTCGGTAGCATGTGGCGACTTGTATTTAAGGCTTTAGTAGTGACGTGGTGCGCCACAATGACAGAGCAATAGGTCACCAGTCACCAGAAAAGCCCGATCAGTAAGCGACATGTGGTATGATGGTATTGACCAAGGAATTGGGTACAAGGTGGGCAGTAAGGAGTCTCATTTAGCATATTTGTGCATGACGACAGTGGGCTTCCACTTACGTTGTTCTTGCGAGGTATGGGTAAGACATGATGAGGTATGGGCATCACCGAGTCTTTGGGGAAACTGTAGTCGAGAGAGTGGAAACCGCTGTTTCTGTGTCTGGCACGTGGTGAGATGAGGTGGTccagatggagaaggagataattggagaggaggatggcGATGCAACAGGATGAATTCATTCAGTAGCATTACGTGCACATTCACCCTCACGAGGCGGCCGTGACATCATGATCCCTAATCTTAGTTATTACGTAACATAGTTCATGCACAAAAACACAACAGTAAATCGATACCAGCAGTTATATAGCCCATAATAATATCCCCCTGTACATTCTACACGGATCATGAAGAACAGAAACCAAGCACCCGATAATTCGAATCATGCTTGAGTTATTTCCTCCACCTTTTTTACCACGTCTCGCTCAGTGTTGTTGATTGTGACGACCTTATTGACGATCCCCGCTCTATACACCTCCAAGCCCTTACCTGCTCCTACTTCTTCCGTTGTAGTCTCTTCTGCGCCATCGACTTCGCGTTCGGCCGACCGCGATATCACGCCTGCAGATGAACCATGAGGGTGGTCTGAAGGAAGTGAGGGTAGAACGGACGTAGGAGGGATGGTTGATATGTCGGGTATTTGGGGGGTAGGTGGAAAGGAGCCACCAGTGCCACCATTTCCGAATACGGCAAAGTCATTGCTTGAGAATGCTTCTTGGAAGCCAATAAGCATTTCTGTGAGCTCTGTCATTAGATGGGCGGAG encodes:
- a CDS encoding guanine nucleotide-binding protein subunit beta; its protein translation is MDIQEKIAAARREAEGLKEKIRTARDHTADTSLRAMAGDTPPLPRLTLKARRTLKGHLAKIYALHWAADRRHILSASQDGKLIVWDAYTTNKLHAIPLRSSWVMTCAYSPSGNLVACGGLDNVCSIYSLRTAGPPGQGGQVKVARELSAHSGYISCCRFINDRQIVTSSGDMTCMLWDIEHGTRTVEFTDHTGDVMSISLAPNANIFVSGACDATAKVWDIRTGKAVQTFTGHESDINAVQFFPNGDAFATGSDDASCKLFDLRADRELNTYAHDNILCGITSVAFSISGRVLFAGYDDYNCNVWDTLKGERIGVLAGHENRISCMGVSGDGVALCTGSWDSLLKVWS